A window of Pseudoalteromonas sp. MEBiC 03607 genomic DNA:
CTTTCATGTTTTTGACCCTGCAGCCTAGACATTAGATACACTACATAACCTAGTTTTTTCTGTTAATAGGGAAGAGTATTAGAACTCTTCCCACTCATCGCTAGGGTCAACAAAGTTATTGCCTTTCGGTGCTGGACGTACAGGCGAGTTCGATTGCTTAACCGCAGGTGCTGCACTTACTCGACTCGAGACATCTACCTCTTCTTTCGATAACGAGAAGAAGTTTAATAAGCGTCGCATGTCATTTGCTTGTTCTGCCATTGATTCCCCTGCCGCAGATGCTTGCTCAACTAAGGCAGCATTTTGCTGAGTCATCTCGTCCATTTGTGTAATTGCTTTATTAACTTGCTCAATGCCAGAGCTTTGCTCTTCTGATGCTTGAGCAATATCAGAAATCATCGCAGTCACTCGTTGCACCGCTGTAACAATTTCTTGTAATGTTGAACCTGACTCATTAACGAGTAATGTACCGTCTTCAACTTTTCCAACACTGTCTCGGATCAATTCTTTAATTTCTTTTGCAGCCGCTGCAGAGCGCTGCGCTAGATTACGAACTTCACCTGCAACAACTGCGAAGCCTCGACCTTGCTCACCTGCACGTGCAGCTTCAACAGCAGCATTCAATGCGAGTAAATTTGTTTGGAAAGCGATTTCATCAATAACACTAATGATATCTGCAATTTTCTTACTTGATTCGTTAATTGCAGACATACTCACTACAGCACGGTTTACAACTTCACCGCCTTTTTGTGCTTTCGTGCGTGTTTCTTCTGCCAGTTCGTTCACTTCTTTTGCGTTATCCGCATTTTGGCGAACCGTACTGGTCATCTCTTCCATACTAGATGCTGTTTCTTCAAGTGATGAAGCTTGCTCTTCAGTTCGTTGACTTAAATCAGCATTACCTTGTGAGATTTCTTCTGCGCCACTTGCAACCAGAGTTGCTGAGGTATTAATGCGATTAATCACTTCAGTAAGCTTATCAGCCGTGGCATTTGCATCACGTTTTAGCTTCTCAAATGAACCTTGATAGTCTTGCTCGATACGTTTTGATAAGTCACCATTCGCCATGGCATCAAGCATATTGCCTGTATCTTTAACTGCATCATCAACAATGCTTACAAGGCTATTTAAACCTTGCGCTAACCGTAAGAAGAAGCCTTGTTTACCCGTCTCTTCAACACGGGCTTCTAAGTCACCTTTACCTGCAGCAGAAACAAGACCCGCAATCTCTTTTTCAATCGCGACTTCAGCCGTTCTATCTTCCCACTCAACAACAGTACCAATACGCTCATTTTCAGGAGTGAAAATAGGGTTCGCAACCAAACCAAAGGTGCGACCACCGACTTGAATTTCCGTACTGTAAGTACTGCTTAATTTAGCTAGCATGTTGCGTTGATGTGCCGGGTTTTTGTGAAATACATCAATATTTTGACCAATCAAATTATTGCTGTTGAAATTCGGCAAGTCTTTTCGTAAATCACTTTCTGCGATTTTCATCATATTAAGAACGGCCTCGTTCATATAAATGATGTTATTCCCAGAGTCTGCAATCATAGTGTTAGTAGCTACACGGTCAAGTGCGCGACGTACGCGCAAATTCTCTTCCGCTTCACGTTTTTCAGTTTCGGCTTTATTCACTCGATCAGTGATATCTTGCCATTCAACAATTGTTCCTAAACGCTTACCTGATGCACTTAACCAAGGCGTTGCAATCAGGCTAAAAATAAGACCAGCCAAACGTAACGTTGTTTTATAAGGTTCTTTTAATGATTTCAATAACTCACGTTGATGGCTTGGCTGTTTATGAAAATCGTCAACACATGTACCGATTAAGTTAGACACTGAAAAGCTTGGCAGCACTGTCTGTAAGGTCGACTCGCGTGCTTGTAGCATTTGTTTTACTTGCTCATTCACGAATATAATTTTCAGATCGTTATCGGCAATCATCACATTCGCTTGGCATACTCGTAATGCATTAGACAGATCAGCATCACGTTTCGATTGTTTTTCTAACTCTTTCTGTGCGGAGATATCGGTTGCAAATTTGATGACTTTGATGACATTGCCGTTACCATCAATAATCGGGTTATATGTGGCTTGAATCCAGATTTCTTTGCCACCTTTACCAAAACGTTTGAATTCGTCAGAAATAAATTCACCGTTTCGTAAGCGCTGCCAAAACTGCTGGTACTCAGGGCTTTTTGATTCATCATCAGCGACAAATATAGCATGATGTTGTCCCTGAATTTCTTCAAGTCGATAGCCCATTACGCTTAAAAAATTAGCATTGGCTGTGATAATCGATCCTGTCGGCTGAAATTCAATTACTGCAAGCGACTTGTTTAGTGCCGTAACAATTAAATCATTGTTCGACTCAACATTTTTAGGACTGCTAAACCAACCCATACCCTTCACCTTCTTGTTAATCTACCCAGTTAAATGTCCATTGTTTTTTGTAGGTCCAATAGCGCAACCATTTTCTCACCCACATTGACCAAACCCGCAACATATTGCGCATTATCTGAGTCTGACAAATGCGGCACCGCTTTAGCTTCATGCTCAGCAATGCTATAGACATCCGAAACAGCATCGACAACGATGCCCATAATTTTACTCGCGTTTTCTAACTTTACTTTTAAAACAATAACAACAGTCAATGGCCCATACTCAATGGCTGGAATACCAAAGCGAAGTCGCAAATCGATAATAGGCACTATGGTGCCGCGCAAATTGATTACCCCTTTAACAAAATCAGGGGAATTAGGGATTACAGTGATCTCTTCCCAACTGCGAATTTCTTGCACCGTTAAAATATCAACTCCGTACTCTTCTTCAGCCATAAAGAAAGTTAGAAACTGTTTTACATCTTGATTTTGTTCTAAATTAAGCTTGTTATGCAGGTCATCGTGCTGTGCTATCATGATGCCTCCAAATTCGCTTTTGACTCGATGATTAATTCTTGGCTGCCAGGTTTTCTCAGTCCTGACAATTTAATTAAGCCACTAATATCTACAATTAATGAAACTCGACCATCGCCCAAAATTGTTGCCCCTGAGACACCATCTACTTTTTGATAATTAGCCTCTAAACTTTTTATAACGACTTGTTGTTGCGACAATAAGTCATCAACTAACAAGCCCACTTTTTGGTTATCGCTTTCTACAACCACCAGCAAGGTCTTATCCAACGTTTCAATCGCTCCTTGGTGATTAAATATGTTGTACAACCGTAAAATAGGAATGTATTCATCACGTAAGCGCAATACGTCGAGATCTTTCCCAACTCGGCTAACTTTTGTGATATCTATTTGCAGTGACTCGATAATCGAAATCAGCGGAATAATATAAGTGTGCTCGGCAACACGTACTAATTGCCCATCGAGAATTGCCAACGTCAATGGCAAGCGAATTGTGAAGGTTGAACCAACACCTGGGGCAGATGACACTTCAACAGAGCCACTCAGTGCTTCAATATTGCGACGTACAACATCCATACCCACACCACGGCCAGACAAATCACTCACTTGATCTGCGGTGGAAAAGCCGGGTAAAAATATAAGCTCATTAACTTCATTGTCAGATAAATCATCTGCTTCTGAGATCAGACCATTTTTAATCGCTTTTTCACGTATTTTGGTAGTATTTAGGCCTTGTCCATCATCCATAATCTCAATCACAATATTACCACCTTGATGAAACGCATTAAGTGTCACTGTACCAACAGGATCCTTACCTGCCGCAACACGTTTATCTACGGTTTCTAAGCCATGATCAAGAGAGTTTCTTACGAGGTGGACCATAGGATCAGACAGCTTTTCCATCACTGTTTTATCAAGCTCGGTTTGTTCACCAAGTAATTTCAATTCAACCTGTTTATCAAGCTTTTGTGAGATATCTCGAACCAAGCGCGGAAAGCGACTAAATACAAAACTAATCGGTAACATGCGAATACGCATGACGTTTTCTTGTAAATCACGTGTGTTATGTGCCAATTGAGCCAAACCTTCTTGCAACGAGGCGATCGTTGCTTCGGTTATCTCCTGCTCACCAAGCTGGCTTAACATAGCTTGTGTGATAACTAACTCACCCACCATATTGATGAGTGAATCAACTTTGTCGATACCAACCCGTATAGACGTTGACTCTGCATTTGCAGTCGCCGTTTTTACTGGCGCCGCTTTTTTAGCATCAGTACTTGCTTTAGCAATCGGTTCAACTGTGTTGGTGTTCGTTTCCTTTGCAGGCTCACTTGCTGATGATGGCTCTACCTCAGCACCAAACAAGCCCCCACACAGTGTAATAGTGATATCGGCATCATCTTCGACCCACTCAAAGATTTCTTCAATACTGCTTTGCTCTTTGTCTGTGGTTAAGAAGAATCGCCAGGCTAAAAAGCAATCTTCTGGTGCGTAATTAGTAATATCGGGGATACCATCTTGAAAAGCATGTGTTTCAAGCTCACCAAGTTCAGCTAACTCGCTGATCATATAAAGAGGTTCATTACCCGTTTTGAATAAATGATGATGGGGTTTAAAGTCGATTTGGTAAGTATTAAAGCTGCTTTCGGCAACTGTTTCTTCGACTTGTTCCGATGCCTGACTCGCTGCACGCATACCAAGGATTTCTTCAAATTTTATTCGAAGTTCATCCGCTTCCGCTAAATCAGGTTGTTGTTCAGCTTGTAAGGCTCTGAGTAATGCACGTAAACAATCGACTGACTTTAGGAGTAAATTAACATGTTCCGCTGTTAAGTCTCGTGTACCTTCACGTATTTGATCTAACAGAGTTTCTAGGACATGAGTAAAATCTGCAACAGCACTAAAACCAAAAGTACCACTACCTCCTTTAATTGAATGCGCGGCACGGAAAATGGTATTTATAGTTTCCTGATCTTCTTCGCCGGGAACCAAGTTTAATAACTCAGCTTCCATCGCATCAAGTCCTTCAAAGCTTTCTTCGAAGAACACTTCAAAAAATTGGCTTAGATCTATACTCATGCCTCGCTCCTATTGTTAGCGAATCACTTTTTTCAATACCGCTAACAATTGCTCTGGGTTAAAAGGTTTAACAATCCACCCAGTAGCACCCGCTGCTTTACCTTCTGTTTTTTTGTCTAAACCTGACTCAGTGGTGAGCATTAGCAATGGCGTAAACTTATAGTTAGGTAAGCTGCGTAACTCGCGAATCAGTGTAATACCATCCATTACCGGCATGTTAACGTCGGAAATAACAGCATCAAAACCTTGCTGTTTGGCAATACTTAATGCCTCACTACCATCTTTCGCTTCCGTTACATCAAACCCTGCCTTTTTAAGCGTAAAGCCAACCATTTGGCGCATAGATGCTGAATCATCAACTGCTAAAATTCTTTTCATATAAACCTCTTAATTGGCATTTTCAAGCACAAGATAATGGCCTAAACCCAAACTATTTATTGCCTGCTGCAATGGCTCGCTCTCGCCCACCCATATAATTTTATGATGCACAGAGAGTAAATGTTTTTGTAACGCACATAACAGCTGAACCGACGCCGTGTCAGCCCGAGTAACCTCACTAATATCAAGACAGATATCATCGTTTGCAGATAATTCATGCAGTAAATCTTGATGTAATGACTCGACCTGAGTAATAGCTAATTCTGTAGGGAGCTTTAACATTCTTAATACTTTCCCCGTTCAAAGCAACTCATAACAAAAGCTTAGTCCTAGTTAATGAAAATGCCATAATTTGAATCAAAAAATAGTAAAATTTTTTAGTAGCTTAGACATTTATTGCAAAAAATAAAGCTTTTCTTTCGAGCAAACTTTTACAAAATATTAAAAAAATCAATTTATGTAATAATCTGCAATTTTTCGGAACTCTTCAGTCAATGTCGTGGCGTTGATTAATGGCACACTACCAGCCTTAAACTCAGGCTTAAAAATAGCCCGAACGGCGCCGTTTGCATCAACCATCACCACAGAGGCACTGTGGTCAACGGCATATTCCTGCTCATCACTATCATTAATTGCGTAAATTAAGCCAAGCTCCCTAACAAATGGGAAAAGTTGCTTATGGGGGCCTGATACAGCAAGAAACTCAGGGTTAAAGTAATCAATATAGGCTTTTCGTTTTTCAGTGGTATCGCGCTTTGGATCAACTGCTACAAACCACACTTGCACTTGGTAATCTTGGCTTAACTGCTTTTGTACTGCTGTTAACTTTGCCAATGTCATTGGGCAAATATCTGGGCAACTGGTGTAGCCTAAAAAGACTAAATTCCAATGTCCCATAAACTGGCTGTTATCAGTGGGCTCACCATGTTGATCGGTTAATAAAAACGGACTAATCGGCTTTGCTTGCTCATACACCAGTGCTTCGACCTCAGGAGCGGTGTTGCTTTTACCACAACCGGTTACAAACAATACCGCACTCAAACACAAAAAAGCGCCTATTCGAGTCATAAAACTAACCATTTATCAATAAATAAGGCGATGAAGAGTAGCATTAAATGGACAATTGAAAAACGAAATAAATCCATTGCGGTGTCATCTTTAGGGGCAATTTTTAGTTTCAGCGCTTTGTAAATAAACACCGTATTCAAGGCACATGCCGCAAGTAAGTAAATTACTCCCGACATTCCAATCAGGTATGGTAATACGCAGACCAAGGCTAACAATATTGAATAAGCTACAACGCAGGTTTTACAAAATTCAATACCATGAGTCACGGGCAGCATTGGAATTTTTGCCCGTTCATAATCGCTTTTTCGAGCAATCGCGAGTGCCCAAAAGTGCGGCGGTGTCCAAGTAAAAATAATCATTACCAACAGCCAAGGCGCTGCTGCCATATGACCTGTTTCAGACACCCAGCCCAATAACGGTGGCATCGCGCCAGCTAAGCCACCAATCACAATATTCTGCGGTGTTGCTCGCTTTAAAAAAGAGGTATAAATAAAGGCATAACCAACCAGTGCAAATAAAGTTAGCACGGCAGTTAATGTATTTGCCCAGACTATGAGCATAGTGAAACCAAGTGAGCCAATTATCGCAGCAAAACTCAGCGCATGCTGCTTACTTAAACGTCCTTTAGCAACAGGGCGATGACGGGTTCGCGCCATTTTGCTATCAATTTCACTATCTACAACATGATTTATCACCGCTGCTGCCGCAGATAACAGGCCAATTCCAAGCAAACTGGCTAATTGAACAAACAACCCTCGCCCCATATCAGGAGCAAGCGCTAAACCGACCCATGCAGTTAAAACAAGCATAGCAACAACTTTAAACTTACTAATGGCAAGATAATCCTTCAATCGCTCAGTTGATTGACTGATTAACGACTTCTCTGTGCTTAATAATATCGCCATAATAGCCTCCTAAGTTCTTGCTTTTAAATGAAAGCACAGACGTACCATGCTCAACAATAACAGTGCAGCCATCAGGTTATGAGCAAGCGCTACACTCAATGGAAAGTGCCAATGCACAACAGCAAGGCCGAGACAGATTTGGCACAATAAGGCGACTAATACTGTTACTGTACAATGCTTAATTTTTCTGGAAAAACTCTGTGAATATATACGCCACATAATAAGCGCTAGCACCACACAAGTGACTAACGCCCAAATGCGATGCAGTAAGTGAATCGACATACGAGCCTGTTGTGACAGCACGCCATACTCGTAAGTGCTATGTTCAAGTGGAAGCTGAAACACACTCTTTAACGAAAACGGTTGTCCGTAGCTACATAAAGGTAAGCCATTACAATGAGGAGCTGCATAGTTTGCAGCCAACCAACCGCCTAATGCGATTTGTAAAACCAAAACCACTAAACCAACAAGCGCTAAGCGATAATATGGTCTTGCTCCTGCATCACCTCCTGCGATCGGCTTTGTTGTTAGCCGTAAATAAAGAAGAAAAAGCAAGGATAGAATACTAAAGCCGCCTAGCAAATGCCCCATTACGACCAAGGGCTGTAAATTCATGGTGACTGTCCACATGCCTAATGCAGCCTGGAAAATCACCAATAGTAATAGCGCTAATGGCAGTTTAACTGGCGTATTTGGATATTGACGTTTTAACCATGCAAAAACAAACAAAGCTAGAATCAGTAGACCAAGGGCACCAGCAAAATAGCGATGGATCATCTCTTTCCAGGCTTTTGCTGCCTCAAACATCATATCAGGGTAGTTTTGTTCAACATGTAACAGAGCAGTTTCATGTTTTGGTACAGTCAAAAACCCATAGCACCCTGGCCAATCAGGACAACCAAGCCCTGCATCACTAAGCCGTGTATAAGCACCGAGCCCAACAACCAAAATAGAAAAGAAAACCGTAATTAAGACTAAATATTTATAATTTTTATACATCTTTATCCCCTTAATGAGGTTTAACTTGAACGCGCATAGTTAAGTAGTTTTTTTAAATCTTTAAGTAAGCCTTTTTGAATAAGTCTGTTTTGTTCGGGCTCAGCCGTATAGGGGTAATGCAAAACCACCAAGCCCATGTGATCAACCAAGTATAAGTCTCCCGCTTTGAGCGCTGGACTTACTGCTAATTGACGCCAATTAGCCGATACCTGCTGTTGATTCGTCAGTACCGCCACATCTACTTTTTGCTGATTTTTCCCTAAAGCGACGTATAGGTTGTCTAAACTTGCTAATTGGTTTTCACACACTTCACTGCACTCTTTTGGATAATTGAGCGCAATAGTCCATTGTTTAGGCTCGCCTTGCTGCCAATCAGCTAGTTTCACTTCCTCCCTTAAAAGCTCACCATGATTACTCGAACCACTCGGTAACCACTCAAGCTTTAATGCTGCATAAGCAAGTGCCAGCGGCACAAAGCAGCATAAAACGAATAAACTAAGCGGGTTTATTTTCATAACCTCTCCTTCTCATCGCAAAATAAGCAATAACCACACAAGCCAAGCCAATTAATAACCACTGCACGGCATAGGCGTAATGTTTATCTGGTCCCATCACAACACTCTGATAATGCGGGGTTGCTATACCATCTGCTTCATTGCGATAACCAATAAAGCCTTGTAAGGGCTTTGCTAATTGAGCACTAAAAATTGCTAAATCGATGCCTTGAATGCGCTTGGGCCAGCCTTGCTCTGCACCAATATCATCGGCAAGTGTAAAACCTTGTAAGTTGCCTTGTTTCAATTGCACTGTGGCCGTAAGCCTTGTTGATTCTGGCCACACGACGGTTGGCAACTGGTTACGGTTTGTTGGAGCTTTTAGCCAACCAAAGTTAACGATTAAAGGTGCGGTTTCACCTGCAATTGTCATCGCGACAAGTAAGTCATAGCCCACTTGCCCCTGATAAATTTGATTATCAAGTAACCAATACTGCTGTTTATTTACCTCGCCAGAGACCTTGACTTGCAAGCCCGTTTTATTCAGCTCTCTAGGTAAATTTTGCAGCTCTTGCCAGCTCAAAACTCCTTGCTCTTTCGAAACGGCTAACTGGCTTAGTTGCTGCTGTTTTTGCTCGCCTCGCTGGTATTGCCAAACGCTTAGTCGTAAACAAATAAGCACTGCAAGTATCACAACGCAAATTGCGATAATTGAGCTAAGCTTTTGTTTACGCCATAAAATTAACTGCATTTGGAATACCTAATATGATTAAAATCATTATTGTTTTGTTATTACTTTATATTCTGTTCAATCTATTTAGAGCGCTGTTTGTGATGATGTCAGCAAAAGAGCACTCGAAACCCATGTCGCATTACTTAGGTCGTCGGGTGCTGTTTTCAGGTATTGTGCTGCTCCTCATTATTGCCGCAATGAAATTGGGCTTTATTCACACCAACCCGTCGCCGCTTCACAAAGCTACAGCACGTACACAAATACAAATAAACACAACCACACCACATCTACAAAGTGCCAATACCAAGCAGCCGCTTGAAATGCAAAATGCTTTTCGCTCGTAAAGTGGCCTTTAAAAATTCTTAGCAGTACGACAAATAAAATAATGGTCCCAAGCGTTACATGCATGCCATGAAAACCCGTCAATAAAAAGAAGGTATTTCCATAAACGCCAGCATCCAGTGTTAAACCTAAATCTTGGTATGCATGCATATATTCATACACTTGCAAACCCAGAAAGATTGCGCCTAATAGCACGGTAAGTGATAAAAATGCTTTTAAAGCACCACGCTTATTGTTTTCCATTGCAACGTGAGCAAAGTGGATAGTGACTGATGAGGTGAGTAGGATGAGCGTATTAATAAGAGGTAGACCTTGCCACCCCATTGCTTGAGTTGTATCACCTGCAGGCGTAGTTAACAACGGCCATACTGCTTCAAACGTTGGCCAGAGTACCTCATTGGTCATGGCATTATTTCCAGCACCACCAAGCCAAGGTACTGAAATCATACGGGCATAAAACAGAGCACCAAAAAATGCCATAAAAAACATAACTTCAGAAAAAATAAACCAGCTCATTCCTTGTCTAAATGAACGATCCATTTGCGCTGAATATAAACCACTGTGTGATTCTTCGATGACGTTTTTAAACCAGCTAAACAGCATGTAACATAGTATCGCAATGCCTAAATACAACACATATTGACCACTGCTAGCTTCTGCGCTTACTTGCATCACTGTCAGGCCTGCCCCGACAGCAATTAAGAACATTGCAATCGCACCCACTATTGGCCATGGGCTCTGGGCCGGAACATAATATTTTTCGTAATTTTGACTCATTTTGTTTGCTCCCAATTAGCAATTAGCTTGGCGGCTTAATCGTTTTTAGCCACAACTTGCCCGCTAATATCAAACACGGTATAGGACAATGTCAGCTCTTCTACATCGTCGGGTAATTCCGTATCAACATAAAACAACAAGGTAAACTCAACTTCTTCGCCCGCTTTTAGTGGTTGTTGATCAAAACAAAAACACGCGATTTTATGTAAGTATTTTGCTGCTTTTCCCGGTGATACAGACGGAATAGCCTGCATCACTTTGTCGTTATTACTGGTGTTTTTGGCTGTAAACTTTACTTCTCGCATCGCTCCTGGTTGAACAACCACACTGTACTGAGTTGATTGCACATCAAAAGGCGCACCACTTTGCGCATGCGTTGTAAAACTCACATCAACTTGACGGTCTATGCTTACCGTTTCACTCTCTTTTGCTTGTTCGAGTGATGGCTTACCATTTAAACCTGTGACATCACAAAACACATCGTAAAGTGGCACCAATGCAAAGGCGAATGCAAACA
This region includes:
- the cyoE gene encoding heme o synthase, with the protein product MAILLSTEKSLISQSTERLKDYLAISKFKVVAMLVLTAWVGLALAPDMGRGLFVQLASLLGIGLLSAAAAVINHVVDSEIDSKMARTRHRPVAKGRLSKQHALSFAAIIGSLGFTMLIVWANTLTAVLTLFALVGYAFIYTSFLKRATPQNIVIGGLAGAMPPLLGWVSETGHMAAAPWLLVMIIFTWTPPHFWALAIARKSDYERAKIPMLPVTHGIEFCKTCVVAYSILLALVCVLPYLIGMSGVIYLLAACALNTVFIYKALKLKIAPKDDTAMDLFRFSIVHLMLLFIALFIDKWLVL
- a CDS encoding cytochrome c oxidase subunit 3; the encoded protein is MSQNYEKYYVPAQSPWPIVGAIAMFLIAVGAGLTVMQVSAEASSGQYVLYLGIAILCYMLFSWFKNVIEESHSGLYSAQMDRSFRQGMSWFIFSEVMFFMAFFGALFYARMISVPWLGGAGNNAMTNEVLWPTFEAVWPLLTTPAGDTTQAMGWQGLPLINTLILLTSSVTIHFAHVAMENNKRGALKAFLSLTVLLGAIFLGLQVYEYMHAYQDLGLTLDAGVYGNTFFLLTGFHGMHVTLGTIILFVVLLRIFKGHFTSEKHFAFQAAAWYWHFVDVVWLCLFVFVYVL
- a CDS encoding cytochrome c oxidase assembly protein is translated as MNHAPLLKKLLLACLGMFAFAFALVPLYDVFCDVTGLNGKPSLEQAKESETVSIDRQVDVSFTTHAQSGAPFDVQSTQYSVVVQPGAMREVKFTAKNTSNNDKVMQAIPSVSPGKAAKYLHKIACFCFDQQPLKAGEEVEFTLLFYVDTELPDDVEELTLSYTVFDISGQVVAKND
- a CDS encoding STAS domain-containing protein; its protein translation is MLKLPTELAITQVESLHQDLLHELSANDDICLDISEVTRADTASVQLLCALQKHLLSVHHKIIWVGESEPLQQAINSLGLGHYLVLENAN
- a CDS encoding DUF2909 domain-containing protein, with product MIKIIIVLLLLYILFNLFRALFVMMSAKEHSKPMSHYLGRRVLFSGIVLLLIIAAMKLGFIHTNPSPLHKATARTQIQINTTTPHLQSANTKQPLEMQNAFRS
- a CDS encoding transmembrane cytochrome oxidase associated protein, with product MKINPLSLFVLCCFVPLALAYAALKLEWLPSGSSNHGELLREEVKLADWQQGEPKQWTIALNYPKECSEVCENQLASLDNLYVALGKNQQKVDVAVLTNQQQVSANWRQLAVSPALKAGDLYLVDHMGLVVLHYPYTAEPEQNRLIQKGLLKDLKKLLNYARSS
- a CDS encoding SURF1 family protein, translating into MQLILWRKQKLSSIIAICVVILAVLICLRLSVWQYQRGEQKQQQLSQLAVSKEQGVLSWQELQNLPRELNKTGLQVKVSGEVNKQQYWLLDNQIYQGQVGYDLLVAMTIAGETAPLIVNFGWLKAPTNRNQLPTVVWPESTRLTATVQLKQGNLQGFTLADDIGAEQGWPKRIQGIDLAIFSAQLAKPLQGFIGYRNEADGIATPHYQSVVMGPDKHYAYAVQWLLIGLACVVIAYFAMRRRGYENKPA
- a CDS encoding COX15/CtaA family protein; the protein is MYKNYKYLVLITVFFSILVVGLGAYTRLSDAGLGCPDWPGCYGFLTVPKHETALLHVEQNYPDMMFEAAKAWKEMIHRYFAGALGLLILALFVFAWLKRQYPNTPVKLPLALLLLVIFQAALGMWTVTMNLQPLVVMGHLLGGFSILSLLFLLYLRLTTKPIAGGDAGARPYYRLALVGLVVLVLQIALGGWLAANYAAPHCNGLPLCSYGQPFSLKSVFQLPLEHSTYEYGVLSQQARMSIHLLHRIWALVTCVVLALIMWRIYSQSFSRKIKHCTVTVLVALLCQICLGLAVVHWHFPLSVALAHNLMAALLLLSMVRLCFHLKART
- a CDS encoding chemotaxis protein CheW — encoded protein: MIAQHDDLHNKLNLEQNQDVKQFLTFFMAEEEYGVDILTVQEIRSWEEITVIPNSPDFVKGVINLRGTIVPIIDLRLRFGIPAIEYGPLTVVIVLKVKLENASKIMGIVVDAVSDVYSIAEHEAKAVPHLSDSDNAQYVAGLVNVGEKMVALLDLQKTMDI
- a CDS encoding response regulator encodes the protein MKRILAVDDSASMRQMVGFTLKKAGFDVTEAKDGSEALSIAKQQGFDAVISDVNMPVMDGITLIRELRSLPNYKFTPLLMLTTESGLDKKTEGKAAGATGWIVKPFNPEQLLAVLKKVIR
- a CDS encoding SCO family protein: MTRIGAFLCLSAVLFVTGCGKSNTAPEVEALVYEQAKPISPFLLTDQHGEPTDNSQFMGHWNLVFLGYTSCPDICPMTLAKLTAVQKQLSQDYQVQVWFVAVDPKRDTTEKRKAYIDYFNPEFLAVSGPHKQLFPFVRELGLIYAINDSDEQEYAVDHSASVVMVDANGAVRAIFKPEFKAGSVPLINATTLTEEFRKIADYYIN
- a CDS encoding methyl-accepting chemotaxis protein; the protein is MGWFSSPKNVESNNDLIVTALNKSLAVIEFQPTGSIITANANFLSVMGYRLEEIQGQHHAIFVADDESKSPEYQQFWQRLRNGEFISDEFKRFGKGGKEIWIQATYNPIIDGNGNVIKVIKFATDISAQKELEKQSKRDADLSNALRVCQANVMIADNDLKIIFVNEQVKQMLQARESTLQTVLPSFSVSNLIGTCVDDFHKQPSHQRELLKSLKEPYKTTLRLAGLIFSLIATPWLSASGKRLGTIVEWQDITDRVNKAETEKREAEENLRVRRALDRVATNTMIADSGNNIIYMNEAVLNMMKIAESDLRKDLPNFNSNNLIGQNIDVFHKNPAHQRNMLAKLSSTYSTEIQVGGRTFGLVANPIFTPENERIGTVVEWEDRTAEVAIEKEIAGLVSAAGKGDLEARVEETGKQGFFLRLAQGLNSLVSIVDDAVKDTGNMLDAMANGDLSKRIEQDYQGSFEKLKRDANATADKLTEVINRINTSATLVASGAEEISQGNADLSQRTEEQASSLEETASSMEEMTSTVRQNADNAKEVNELAEETRTKAQKGGEVVNRAVVSMSAINESSKKIADIISVIDEIAFQTNLLALNAAVEAARAGEQGRGFAVVAGEVRNLAQRSAAAAKEIKELIRDSVGKVEDGTLLVNESGSTLQEIVTAVQRVTAMISDIAQASEEQSSGIEQVNKAITQMDEMTQQNAALVEQASAAGESMAEQANDMRRLLNFFSLSKEEVDVSSRVSAAPAVKQSNSPVRPAPKGNNFVDPSDEWEEF
- a CDS encoding chemotaxis protein CheA; its protein translation is MSIDLSQFFEVFFEESFEGLDAMEAELLNLVPGEEDQETINTIFRAAHSIKGGSGTFGFSAVADFTHVLETLLDQIREGTRDLTAEHVNLLLKSVDCLRALLRALQAEQQPDLAEADELRIKFEEILGMRAASQASEQVEETVAESSFNTYQIDFKPHHHLFKTGNEPLYMISELAELGELETHAFQDGIPDITNYAPEDCFLAWRFFLTTDKEQSSIEEIFEWVEDDADITITLCGGLFGAEVEPSSASEPAKETNTNTVEPIAKASTDAKKAAPVKTATANAESTSIRVGIDKVDSLINMVGELVITQAMLSQLGEQEITEATIASLQEGLAQLAHNTRDLQENVMRIRMLPISFVFSRFPRLVRDISQKLDKQVELKLLGEQTELDKTVMEKLSDPMVHLVRNSLDHGLETVDKRVAAGKDPVGTVTLNAFHQGGNIVIEIMDDGQGLNTTKIREKAIKNGLISEADDLSDNEVNELIFLPGFSTADQVSDLSGRGVGMDVVRRNIEALSGSVEVSSAPGVGSTFTIRLPLTLAILDGQLVRVAEHTYIIPLISIIESLQIDITKVSRVGKDLDVLRLRDEYIPILRLYNIFNHQGAIETLDKTLLVVVESDNQKVGLLVDDLLSQQQVVIKSLEANYQKVDGVSGATILGDGRVSLIVDISGLIKLSGLRKPGSQELIIESKANLEAS